The following coding sequences lie in one Synechococcus sp. PCC 7336 genomic window:
- a CDS encoding 50S ribosomal protein L32, whose amino-acid sequence MAVPKKKTSKRKRRSRFATWNRKADLQAQKALSLGKAVLSQRNTGFYYPPNEVEEEEDD is encoded by the coding sequence ATGGCAGTCCCCAAGAAGAAAACCTCCAAACGCAAGCGTCGCAGCCGCTTTGCCACCTGGAACCGCAAAGCCGACCTCCAAGCTCAAAAGGCGCTGTCTCTGGGTAAAGCCGTGCTGTCTCAGAGAAACACTGGCTTCTACTACCCGCCTAACGAGGTAGAAGAAGAGGAAGACGACTAG